Proteins from a genomic interval of Crassostrea angulata isolate pt1a10 chromosome 7, ASM2561291v2, whole genome shotgun sequence:
- the LOC128192520 gene encoding failed axon connections homolog, translating to MYFIEVVRKVVENHFKEISVVALSSAIVLVVKRFRRKPRQPYPRDVVIHHQVGRGPFAPSIMPFAVKLETYLRMVKVPYMNIHDSYQKRSSKGKLTWIEYNGVKVADSEFSIEFINKTFNVDPDQNLSEEQKAMAYAMQIMIEEHTYWAVTLFRWVYERAEKINQYLGIPSILRYVLVEGLRKKCKAQGLGLHSPQEVRRVMIADLRTLDTFLGNKDFILGDNPCKADCAIFGLLSQMYYQSFGGENETAIKEFPKLWTYCERMKARFWPDWDDCITHGGTTIATV from the exons ATGTATTTCATCGAAGTTGTTAGAAAGGTTGTTGAAAACCACTTCAAAGAAATCAGCGTTGTTGCTCTTTCTAGTGCTATAGTACTAGTGGTAAAAAGGTTCAGACGAAAACCAAG gcaaccctacccccgggatgTCGTTATACACCATCAGGTGGGGCGAGGCCCGTTCGCTCCCAGCATAATGCCTTTTGCAGTCAAACTGGAAACCTATCTTCGGATGGTCAAAGTACCATATATG AATATACACGACAGCTACCAAAAACGAAGTTCCAAGGGAAAGTTGACTTGGATTGAGTACAATGGGGTGAAAGTGGCCGATTCCGAGTTTTCCATCGAATTTATCAACAAGACTTTCAATGTCGACCCagaccaaaatttgagtgaaGAACAAAAAGCCATGGCGTATGCAATGCAAATCATGATCGAAGAACATACGTATTG GGCGGTCACCCTCTTTCGATGGGTTTATGAGCGGGCTGAGAAAATCAACCAATACTTGGGTATCCCCAGCATACTGCGGTACGTTTTGGTGGAGGGGCTGAGGAAGAAATGCAAGGCCCAGGGACTTGGTCTCCACAGCCCCCAAGAGGTCCGCCGTGTAATGATAGCCGACCTCCGAACCCTGGACACGTTCCTCG gAAATAAAGATTTCATACTTGGAGACAATCCTTGCAAAGCGGATTGTGCAATATTTGGTCTTCTGTCGCAAATGTACTACCAGTCTTTTGGAGGAGAAAATGAAACGGCAATCAAAg aATTTCCTAAACTTTGGACTTACTGCGAGAGAATGAAGGCGCGATTCTGGCCGGACTGGGATGATTGTATAACGCACGGTGGTACAACTATTGCCACAGTGTAA
- the LOC128191262 gene encoding uncharacterized protein LOC128191262, with translation MANLSVEYADMLLPGTVFISLAGVLGIFGNIIVIALYWCKIQDENGDRYFIPVLAVVDLLGSMSMTAYNVMDNYFFFNYPSETCCRWLTFSVMINGFLSPALLLIIAVQRHKKVCRSGDFSLFWRRVSIAIAIVVSVLIMVPTLIFSGTSTLKLTFQGRNVTGTLSTPTQQKLHQTEAYRLGSI, from the exons ATGGCTAACTTGTCGGTAGAATACGCTGACATGCTCCTACCGGGCACTGTCTTTATATCACTAGCTGGGGTGCTGGGTATCTTTGGGAATATCATTGTGATCGCACTGTACTGGTGTAAGATTCAGGATGAGAATGGCGACCGATACTTTATCCCTGTCCTAGCAGTGGTGGACTTGCTGGGATCTATGTCAATGACGGCATACAACGTGATGGACAACTACTTCTTCTTCAACTACCCGTCAGAAACCTGTTGTCGGTGGCTGACGTTTTCAGTCATGATAAACGGATTTCTGTCGCCCGCCTTACTTCTGATCATCGCCGTTCAGCGCCACAAAAAGGTCTGTCGATCGGGCGATTTCTCGCTGTTCTGGAGACGAGTGTCCATTGCCATAGCGATCGTAGTCTCTGTCCTTATAATGGTTCCAACTCTGATTTTCTCCGGGACGTCGACCTTAAAGCTGACTTTCCAGGGACGGAACGTGACGGGGACACTGT CAACCCCAACGCAACAGAAACTGCACCAAACAGAGGCGTACAGACTTGGTTCAATTTGA
- the LOC128192980 gene encoding failed axon connections homolog translates to MADVNLQTGLLLKVCGTLVLGSAIVWVVRRFSMRPREPVPKDIIVHHQPSRGPFAPSLTPFSLKLETFLKMANVPYTNVYDSFKNRSSKGKMTWIEYNGEDIADSELCIDYIKDKFQVDVNSDYTPEQLASGFMVQKMVEDHLYWTLILYRYVYEGALRLGAYRSFSFLFRYMAKWKVLKDSKAHGIGRHSQNEVNTLMTRDLENLSNYLGTKKFLLGEQPSQVDCSVFGMLSQFFWHGFGDPTEEAIKKFPNLCQYCERMKTEFWPDWDKCITHGESGQTVK, encoded by the exons ATGGCCGACGTCAATTTGCAGACGGGTTTGCTGCTGAAAGTTTGTGGTACACTGGTCTTGGGTTCAGCCATTGTTTGGGTAGTGAGGAGATTTAGTATGAGACCCAG gGAGCCTGTTCCTAAGGATATAATTGTTCATCACCAGCCAAGTCGCGGTCCATTCGCTCCAAGTTTGACTCCATTTAGCCTAAAATTAGAGACCTTTCTTAAAATGGCAAATGTACCATATACG AATGTTTACGATAGCTTTAAGAACCGCAGCTCTAAAGGCAAAATGACGTGGATAGAGTACAACGGAGAAGACATCGCCGACTCTGAGCTTTGTATTGACTATATCAAGGACAAGTTCCAGGTGGATGTTAACTCTGATTATACACCGGAACAGTTGGCGAGTGGGTTCATGGTTCAAAAGATGGTGGAGGACCATTTATATTG GACATTGATACTGTATCGGTATGTGTATGAGGGCGCTCTAAGACTGGGCGCCTATCGCTCCTTCTCCTTCCTCTTTAGATACATGGCAAAATGGAAGGTACTGAAGGATTCCAAGGCACACGGCATAGGACGGCATAGTCAGAACGAGGTCAACACACTCATGACGCGAGATCTCGAAAATCTGTCCAATTACTTAG GTACAAAGAAGTTCTTGCTGGGAGAACAGCCATCACAAGTGGATTGTAGTGTGTTTGGAATGTTATCTCAGTTCTTCTGGCATGGGTTTGGTGATCCAACAGAAGAAGCTATTAAAA AATTTCCAAATCTATGCCAATATTGTGAACGTATGAAGACGGAGTTTTGGCCGGACTGGGACAAGTGCATAACACACGGTGAATCTGGACAGACAGTCAAATAA